The Xiphias gladius isolate SHS-SW01 ecotype Sanya breed wild chromosome 4, ASM1685928v1, whole genome shotgun sequence genome includes a window with the following:
- the tmem121ab gene encoding transmembrane protein 121Ab: protein MVLPPPDKRHVCLTTIVIMTSMAFMDAYLVEQNQGPRKIGVCIIVLVGDVCFLIVLRYVAVWVGAEVRTARRGYAMILWFLYIFVLEIKLYFVFQNCKADRKSLETVARKALTLLLSVCVPGLYLVLVALDSMEYVRTFRKKEDMRSRLFWVALDLLDLLDIQANLWEPQRTGLPIWAEGLMFFYCYILLLILPCVSLSEISMQGEHMSPQKMMLYPVLSLVTINVVTILIRGVNMVLFQDSRVSTIFVGKNVVAIATKASTFLEYRRQVKEFPHPQNAMALELQQNSVSHTQPLPNATSLPHEPSPAQDVIDT, encoded by the coding sequence ATGGTGTTGCCGCCCCCAGACAAACGCCACGTGTGCCTGACCACCATCGTCATCATGACCAGCATGGCCTTCATGGACGCCTACCTGGTGGAGCAGAACCAGGGTCCGAGAAAGATAGGTGTGTGTATTATAGTGCTGGTAGGGGATGTATGTTTCCTCATAGTGCTTCGATATGTGGCAGTGTGGGTCGGTGCCGAGGTGCGAACCGCCCGACGAGGATACGCCATGATCCTGTGGTTTCTGTACATCTTTGTCCTGGAGATCAAACTCTACTTTGTCTTCCAGAATTGCAAAGCTGACAGGAAGAGTCTGGAGACAGTGGCACGGAAGGCTTTGACATtattattgtctgtgtgtgtaccaggCTTATACTTGGTTCTAGTGGCTCTGGATAGTATGGAATATGTAAGAACTTTCCGAAAGAAGGAGGACATGAGGAGCCGTCTGTTCTGGGTGGCTCTGGACCTGCTGGACCTGCTAGATATCCAAGCTAACCTGTGGGAACCCCAGCGGACAGGCCTGCCCATCTGGGCCGAGGGCCTGATGTTCTTCTACTGCTACATCCTGCTGCTCATCCTTCCCTGCGTGTCGCTCAGTGAAATAAGCATGCAGGGGGAGCACATGTCGCCCCAGAAGATGATGCTGTACCCAGTCCTGAGCCTCGTCACCATAAACGTGGTCACCATCCTTATACGTGGTGTAAACATGGTGTTGTTTCAGGACAGCCGCGTTTCCACCATCTTTGTCGGCAAGAACGTGGTGGCCATTGCCACCAAGGCATCCACCTTCCTGGAGTACCGCAGACAGGTGAAGGAGTTCCCCCACCCACAGAACGCCATGGCGCTAGAGCTGCAGCAGAACTCTGTCAGCCACACGCAGCCGCTGCCCAACGCCACCAGTTTGCCACATGAACCTTCGCCAGCGCAGGACGTCATTGACACATGA